The sequence below is a genomic window from Lolium perenne isolate Kyuss_39 chromosome 7, Kyuss_2.0, whole genome shotgun sequence.
AAGCCACAAACAGCTGCATTGAGCAAGCACTAAAATGGCCTTCTCTTCCTACTTCCTTTTTGTCGCCCTTCTCGTGTTGGCCTCATGGCAAGCTATCGCTTCTGATCCGAGCCCTCTCCAAGACTTTTGTGTTGCGGACAACAGCTCACGTGGTATGTATTTAAAACACAGTGTGAAGATCCTTATTAGGTTTTAATCCAAATGTATTTAGCCTAAAAATTATTAAATATCATTTGGACTCACTTTATGAGTGTTTTCTCCATTGCACAGTTCTGGTGAACGGATTTGTCTGCAAAGACCCAAAAGATGTGAAAGCAGAAGACTTCTTCTTGGCCGCAAAACTCGACATGCCAAGGGACACGAAAACAAACAAGGTCGGCTCTAATGTCACCTTGATCAATGTGATGCGGATTCCTGGCCTGAACACATTAGGCATCTCCCTGGCGCGCATCGACTACGCACCCTTGGGCGAGAACCCACCTCACATGCATCCGCGTGCCACTGAGATCCTGACCGTTCTTGAAGGAACCCTCTATGTGGGCTTCGTAACATCGAACCCAAACAACACATTATTGTCAAAGGTACTCAACAAGGGTGATGTGTTTGTGTTCCCAGAAGGACTCATCCACTTTCAATTCAACCCAAACCCCTACAAACCAGCGGTGGCAATTGCGGCACTTAGCA
It includes:
- the LOC127312491 gene encoding germin-like protein 8-8, yielding MAFSSYFLFVALLVLASWQAIASDPSPLQDFCVADNSSRVLVNGFVCKDPKDVKAEDFFLAAKLDMPRDTKTNKVGSNVTLINVMRIPGLNTLGISLARIDYAPLGENPPHMHPRATEILTVLEGTLYVGFVTSNPNNTLLSKVLNKGDVFVFPEGLIHFQFNPNPYKPAVAIAALSSQNPGAITIANAVFGSKPMISDDVLTKAFQVEKKTVDWLQAQFWADNHN